The sequence GTCTTGGGTAACCTCTGTATCCTGCAGTTACACGTCTGAACTGTCTTTGACCCCATTTTAATTCACTAGCTTTTCGTTTTTTAGAAGTACGAACTTCATGAATAGTATGTTTTTTACAATAAGGACAATAAGTCCTTTTTTCTTTTGGTATCTTCATATAATCACCTTTTTAATATTACCAACTAAACAGGAACGATTTAAGTATCCCTTTAGCCAATAGTATCTA comes from Methanobrevibacter boviskoreani JH1 and encodes:
- a CDS encoding 50S ribosomal protein L44e is translated as MKIPKEKRTYCPYCKKHTIHEVRTSKKRKASELKWGQRQFRRVTAGYRGYPRPLPSGSKPVKKLDLRYKCKECGKSHIRKAFRTGKPEFVSQ